Part of the Hemitrygon akajei chromosome 16, sHemAka1.3, whole genome shotgun sequence genome is shown below.
tggacttggacttgaatatGAATTCATTTTTCTTCCACAGCCCCTTAAGAAAAATAGTATCAAAAGATTTATTGCTCTGTCAGAGAAACAAGCTTGCTTCACatctgtcccaaataagcagctccTGATTTTAAACACTATGTTCAAGATGTTCCGATGAGACTAAACAAtctgtccatagcctccctgcTGAGACCATCAGGTGCTGATGATCAAATGAATTTCCCTCTCCGTTTTCAAAtttccagtgaacacaggcctCCCATTCCCTCACAACATGACATATATATCAGAGAACTGAATCCAATAAAAGGGAAGAAAGGAGACAGGAAGCAGGGTTCCTCCTTTCAACTAACAAAGATACTGACAGGGACTATTAGGCATTGGATTAGACAAATTTAGATAAGCATGTGCTTATTCGTAATAATTAGCCATGGATTGGTGCTGGGCGGAACATGCATTACAAATTAACTGCAGCCTTTGGGGAGGTGAGAAAAATGATTAATGATGTTAGAGTTGAAGATGTTTTTTTACATGAATTTTGAAACAGCATTTGACAAGCTTCTCCGGTAGTCTGATTCAGAAAACTAATTCACTTTGTATCCATGATAACTTATTTGACTGGATTTAAAATTGGTtggccatagaagacagagggtagtagtggatgGGGAATATCCACTTTGGAGCGCCActgctagtggtgttccacaggaatcagTTCTGGGAGCTCTGTTGCTTATGATTACAGAAAATGACTTGGATCGGATACAGAGTGGCAGACTCCTAAGCTTGCTGATggaaaaagaaatacagaaattGTTTTCAGTACCCCAATGTGATCTCACCAGGGCTCCTTTCAATAGAAACACAGAATGCTGTATTCAGAAAGGCTACCTGGACCTGATAACCACCCTGACCAGAAGGACTATaacccaggtttctgaaagatgCAATTAAGAAAATTGTTGAGTTGAAGCATTAgttgtgatctttcaagaatcattagattccaGAATACtttcagaggaatggaaaattgcaaatgtaactccactctttaagaagggaaggatgCAAAGAGCAGGAAAGTAcatgccagttagtctgacttcagtggcttGCAAGATATTAGATTTCATTATTAAAATGAGATTTTACAGAACTTGCAGTCTCATGATAACAGAGAGCTAAGTCATTATGGTTTTCTAAAAGAGAAATCATGCCTAAAAggtctgtttgaattctttgagaaaataacaggcaggataaacaaaggagagcaAGTGTAAGTTGTTTTAAATTAGATATTCAGAAGCTCTGAGAAGaggtcaatgttgggaccactacttttcatgttttatgtcaatgatatagatgatgaaattgatagctgtatggccaagtttgtggatgatacaaagacagctgGAGAGGCATGAAGTGCTGATGAAGTAGGGAGTATGCTGAAGGACTTGgaaagattaggaaaatgggcataGAAGTAGCAGATAGAAGACAGTGTAAGGATGTGTAAGGTCATGCATGCTTGTGGACTATTTTCTTAACAGGGAACTAatccagaaatcagaggtgcaaagagacttgggagtcctagtgcaggaatCTATAATGGTTgagttacaggttgagtcagtactTTTGAAAGTGAATTGAGAAGACTGCAATATAAAGGAAAGATGTAATCCTGAGGCCTTCATAAGGCATTGGGTCAGACTGCATaaggagtattttgagcagttttgtcagGAAATGgaaatgctggcattggagacgaggttcatgagaatgatctccGGAATGAaatgattaacatatgaggaatgattGATGtatctggatctgtactcactggagtttagaagaataggttggatttcattgaaagctatcaaataaTGAATGGCCTAGTAGAGTAGACACGGAGAGGACATTTCCAAtcatgggagaatctaggaccagggaCCAGAGCTTCAGAACACAAAGTCTCTCCATTAGAACAGAAATGCGGAGGGATGACTtcagccagagactggtgaatatatggaattcattgccactgatagctgtggaggctacattaatgggtatatttaaagattgataacttcttgattagtaagtgtatCAAAgctaaggggagaaggcaggagaatggcgatGAGAAGGGTAATAGATTAATCATGAATAGATGGTATTGAGAAGGAACATTTATCAATCATGGAAGAGCATTCTCTGAGCCAAATGgattagttctgctcctatgccgcATCATCTTTTGGCGATCTTATAGTGGAAGGAAGGCTATTGATGTAGAAGCAGGATGAATGTGTTGCATGAGGAACTACTGAGTGATATCCTGGAACTAGGATGTTTGATGTCAAACAACCATAACGTCTTACTTTTGGTGAAATATGATTCTTGTTACTGATATATTTTCCTCATGATATTACATATTGATGGAATGTTTGAAAGCAAAAAGAGCACCAATCAGGTTGCTTTACTCGGAACTGAGTTGTGCTGAATGGCCTCATGATGTGTTTTGGTAAATTCTACCATAAGGCCACAGGACATTGGagcagaaacaggctattcagctTATTattcctctgaaccccattcttctgACTTCTTCCCATAACATCTTCACTAAATAAGAAACTGTCAACTGCTGTTAAAAAAGGCGTATTTTCCAAGTCATTATCCTAAGAACTTGAAGCCcagagccgtctgtggcaatgagttccacagatccactactgtctggctgaggaaattcatctctgttctaaacagactGTCTTGTATTCTGAGATTGCGTCTGACCCTAAATTACCCAATGACAGTGAACAGTGAAGTTTATGCTGTAATATTTGATTAAATACTTCTTTTCAGTATAAGATTATTCCTTGAATATTTCTTTACCTCTGCAGGGAGCACAAAGGTGTCACAAAGAGGGAAGGGCAACTTGGGAACAGGTTGGTGTGAGATTTCTTTATTTGATGGGAATGTTAGAATGGTGGGTCTTACTCATTGCAGTGTGGGGTTTTGGTGAGTGTGTTTTCTCTACCAGAAACCCAGTGCTGCAGTGCCTGTGCTGtgggatggtgtgtgtgtgtgtgtgtgtgtgtgtgtgtgtgtgtgtgtgtgtgtgtgtgtgtgtgtgtgtgtgtgtgtgtgtgtgtgtgtgtgtgtgtgtgtgtgtgtgtgtgtgtgtgtgtgtgttcgtgcgtgcgtatgtgtgtgtgtgtgtgtgagagagagagagttgtaaCACGGGAAGATTAAAAgggggaagaggacagcgaggggAAGGAGGTGAAGGTTGTGTGAAATGACATAAAGAAGCAATTCCAGCTGTACCAGCATGGCCGGGTTCTCACCTTACCTCTCCTTTATAAGGAATATTGCCTCCCTCCCACCTGCTTTCCTTACTGCACTTCTGTCTCCAGGGCTTTTTCCCTCATCTCACCTTCACTATCAGCTGTTACCCTCTCTCCATCCATCTCTCACTCCTtctttctatctctctctttctcttaccCACACAATGTTCCTCTCTCTGTCAAAAAATCTTCTGCTTCTCCAATGAAGAACAACAGGAGTGTAGTCATTACTTGAAATCCCCCTCTTTAATCACCGAGTGTTGACCAGCCCTTCATCGAGGTAGCGGGAAGTAGCTGAGTGGAGGTGGGTTCGCAGCCCAGAAgcgagatggtggggagggaggtgaAGGATTAAAGTAGGGTCAGGGTTCGGGAAATAAATGTAACGGCACTGCCAGAGGAGAAAGGTTGAGGGGTCAGCCTGGGATGCATTGATCGGGTTAGTGTTCGGTTGCAAAGAGAAGGCAGAGAGGTTGAGAGTGCGGCTGAGACGGTAGGGGAAGGGGAATCAGGAAATTGTGAAACAAATGCTTAACTATTCTGTCTCTGAGCTCTTGCACCCCAACGCTGTCGCCCAAGAGATGATTGAGGAACAGCTTTTAAACTTCTGATTTGGCAATTTTCATCCCTTATAATCCAATTATTTCAGACAACCAGACTTTCCAATTTGTTAGTATCGGTGATTTCTACCGGAACCTCACTATCCCAGAACAAAGCTACAACTTACCCCTCTCTCCTCCAAAGCTACTCCAGAACCTGAATATTTGCAGCCATGCTCAGTACATTTCTTTCATTAAACTTCCCAAGACCAACTGTTGGCATCGCAGCCTTACAGTCAACCCACCACACTGTCCTCAGTGGGACTTGTCGTTCTTCTTTGCTAATATTCGGTGTTCAAAGCTGCTGAAGAGAAACTTCAGGAAACCAGGACACGAACCAGAGTAGAGAGACGAATCTCCTTTCTCTTTGATTCTCCCACTCGGTGTCAGAATATGATGAACTCGAAAGATGACAAAATGCACACATGGAAATCATTCCTGCACTGATCATTTTTATTTGTAGTTAGTCACCGTTACCTTCCGTTAGTCTGGAACTGAGGACGAATCACAAAATCATTTATTAATTATTCTAATTAATCCAAACCCCAATGCCAGAGAAAACCATTCACCGCCTGAAATTTCCAGAAGACAAATCACTGTCCACTTTAACCTCTCCGTAGCCTCTCCGTAGGAAACATCAGCCTCAAATCAGGGTACAAAGATTCCAACATCAAAATGGAAACTACAGAGAGCGGAAGAGAAGGGAAGTACAGGGATGAGCGAGTAAGAGTGGTAGAGGTGAAAGATACAAGGCAGTGATCTCCTGTTAATCAGGGAACAAACAAGGCCGAAGCCGCGCTCTGTTTAACAGCTGGAATGTGTGACTGTTGCGGATATTGTCGAGCCTGCTCCTTGTTGAACTGAGCAGGAGTACCTCTTCCCACTGCTCCAGTCTGCGCCTGGCACCGTCAGGTAGCTGCTGAGACTGAAGGTTTTGTCCGCGTTCTGAGTCACCCCTCTGGTTTCCACCTCACTGCTCGTCGGACTGTCGTTCACTGTCCAGCTGACGACAGGGAAGCCCATCGACAATTTACTGACCAGGCAAACTAAGGTGCCCGCTCCTTTAGCAGAGATTTCCTCGGCTGACGGCCCAAGCAGTTTCACTGAAGGGTCCGGGAGCTGCCGATCTGCAAGATAAACGAGAGAAGACGTGTTTTAAATGAACAGAAGACCTCGCGTTATTTCACACTTTAACGGAAGCTCAGGTTAAACATTCCAGTTTCGTAGAATTTGACCAACTATCTCACTGAGGGATGGGGTGGTTGTAGGGGACCAGGGCGAGTTGGAGTTGGAGAGAGGTGTAGGGTCCGAAGAAGGACACTTCATGTTTGTTAACTAGAAATCTTCTCCAACCGGTGAAGCTGTTAGGCTCTGAGTCATTGACGGAATTGAGAGACACACTGGCATCAAAATGCCCTGGAGTAGTTTCATGTGCCCACTCTCTGTGCCATCAGCCCCTTTAGCAATCTCGTTAGAGGTCTCTTAGCCCTATATTGCAGAGCGCGGTGGGGCCGTGTTTATTTTGTTGAGTCAATTTCTTGAACCAAAATAGGACAGGCCCTTATTAATTACTGAGCGCTGTATTTCACGTTCCTCATCTACCCTACCCACCATCAGAAATGGCCCCGCTGCTATCGGCAGAATAAACACAAGCCACAATCTGCCTTCCCCCCACTGGGCGAACGCAGCAAATTCGCGGTGCTGAGCTCCATAGAGCGGGGCAAGGTAGGTCGCTCTGTGATCTGGGGTGATGTCGATGGCTTTTGCTCCCATACACTGTGGTGTTGGGGAGGTTGGATTCCCCGCAGAATGGGATTTCCGATCACAGTCAGTGTATTTGCCTGGATCATTGAACAGCGGACACTGAAAAAGAGTCGCGCAGAGGGGAACACATGGCAGGAAAGAAGGCAAGGACTGGGCAATTCGAGAGCGTCTTTCAATGGATGGGTGCTAGAGGAGAGTTTGTCCGTAAAGACAACCGAAGAGAGAAATGCATCATTAAAAGACGGAAACAATTCACCACACAACACTCTATCGAGTAAAACTGACACTGAACACGAAACATGATTTGATTTTAAAGCAACATTTTCCACTGTAAAATTCGCAGGTAATAATAACGTTATATTTGTTAAATGCCAGTGACCGCATTTATGTCGTGGTTATTCAGGATATAATTACTGTCACTTACCTGCAACAAAGAGCTTGGTCCCTGGGCCGAACACGAAATTATTGATCGATGAAACCCACTTCCCGCAGTAATAGAGAGCAGCGTCACTCATCTCCACATTCTTTACGATCAACAGGTACTCGGTGCCGCCGCTTTCGACAGTCGATGTGAAACGGTCGCTGCTAAACCCAGGGCCGTAGCTTGGGCTACTCCAGGAAGGGTGGTGATAGAGGACCAACTGTGGATCTGTTCCCGGTATCTGCTTGTACCAGTCAACGTACTGATTGTCATTTGTACCGATGTTACAATTCATCGTGGCCGTGGCTCCAGGTGACACCGAGACGGTCGGAGGCTGAGTCAGATCCTGGGATTCTCCAGCTGTGAAAGAACAGGAATCCaactttaacaattgactctttaaCGTGACCCCTAAACCCACCCCAGCAAACATAGGCGGTGCAGACTTGCTGCTTGTACTTACAGCCCAGCCATAGTGACAAAGACCAGAAAAAACAGTGTCCGCATTGTGGTTGCCCGTCAGCTTCTCGCTTCCCTTCTGCCCGTCGATCTGTGATGGACTGTGGCCGCCGCTGCCAATGGAACCCAGTTATAGAGCCATTCGTTctcggaggaaatccatgcaaatCAGGGCGACTCCCACTGACCAGCCAGTGGAAGGATTTGAAGCCCTCCCATTCACCGTCACACGCCACTGGGTTGAGGCGATGACACTAACAGTAACTGACATGTCTGTTCAAAACAACGTGCTGATGAGCAGGTCGTTCTTTGTCTGACATTTCCCATactctctcttcctttccctgatTTCATCCCTCGGAACAGAGATGCCTCTCACACCTTCAGCTACAACAGGGCAGAGGTGCAGACTTGCTGTTCCCACATCAGTCATTCAATATTGAGTTCAAACCCACCCTGGCACCCTCTCAGGGCTGCTGCTGTTGGTGCTGGTGTGGTCCATCCCTTGCTCCTCTAGTTTGGTACACACCCGGCCCATCTTCCGGGAAGATTCTGGGAATCAAAGATGGAGCCAGGAAGACGGTGCATAATGAACAGTCCTTGGAAAATCAAGGGAAAATCATACCTGTTGTGTAGTTAATATTCAGTATTATTTGCGTaatcttttatttatttcagtacATATATAGTTCAACTGACCATTCTTACTTGCTTAAATAAATAATTACAAGACATGAACTGCATAGGTCAAGAAGTTGCACCTAATAGATGCGCTCTTGGCTTAAAGTAAAACACGAAATTAGACTGATGTTTtggactcccgtgtcttcctttgaattagtttaaaagTACGAAATGCCGTCCTCACGCTGGACAGCATCTTAATGCCTGGTAGCATCAGAATGTGCATGGCACCTAAGTCCGTGGCTACCAAGTACCCTTTCCAAGGTTCTTTCTGTTTCCGGTGTTGTGAAGAATATGTCTGGCCTGGTTACCGTGTAATTTCCCAGTCAGCTGAACGGTGCCATACTACCTGTCCTTTGTGGAAAAAGTTATTCAGATCAGCATTTTTGACCATAGGCCCACCAGTCAGTGGTCAACACAAAACGGCCTACAGACGCGACAGGAGAAGGACTCAATGTGCACAGTGGGGTTGTTCTCTGAGCAGACTTGTCAGACCATCAAGCAGAACTCCTCATCACCAGACCTCACCACTAGGCACCGAGACCTTGCTTAGCAAGCGGATTAAGGGGCTCTCAAAGTCAGATCCTTCATGTATGCCCGCAACATCACTACCGCTGTGTGTTCTCCGTGGGAGGACTCTTCTTGGGATGAGACAATCACAcccctctttgcggactgtggggtTGTGAAGGAGGTATGAAGAAAAGTGCTAGGGCCTGCTTCATGGTTCATTCCAAGCAGCATCGAGATGTTGGTGGAGGAATGGTGCCAATAggcacatttcaggctgcaggagtaTGTGCTGAGGATGCattgaagcttggtgcagccaccgcaaggggtTGGTGGGGAAGGGCCACATCGTGGGATAGGGAGGCGGCTGTTTTGATGACTAAGCTCCTCAATTATTGCAGCAAGAATACGATCCAACGGGACTACATAATTTGAAAAGAACTTAATTTTATTTTCTCAGAAAGACAAGGCATTGCACGGTTTACTCTTGCAAAcatttttttattatgaataaagtttattttgttaaAAATACCTTTGCTATATCATCTGAACTGACTGTGTCCATCTCCAGTGCCACACTATGCCTTCTGCATTGGCCTGCCAACCCAACTCATTGTTTACAGCCACTTACAGGAGGCCTTCACCAAAAACCTTCTCTGGGTACCATTGGAtggacaataaatataaacagaaCCAAGAATGTGGAATATCTGAGATTGACCAGAGTACCAGGATCTGGAGCAATGCTCTAGTAGGAAATGCAGAACAGGAGGTAatatcccagtgagtttatacatGCATTTATCTTCTTTGAATACCCTGGAAAATAATTAAGTCTGTTGAGTAAGTCAGGCAATATGTCATCAAATAGTCTGAAGGGGAATCTCAGTTCTATGGGAATGAACACCTAGATGATTGCAGTCATTCTGTAGCTAAAGTGATTGCATGCAGCGGGGAAACTGGGATATCACCAGACAGACAGAAGAGCATGTGTATGGTTCAGGAGACCCCTGAAGATAACTTGCCCTCTAACTGGATGATATTCAGAATACTGATTGGGGATATTATTCCTCTAGGTACAGAGGCATGGCCAGACAAATGAAATCATTGTGAATGCAGAGGATCAGAAAGAGGAACAAGTCTTCATTTGTAGAGCAGAATATCAAACTGTATGTGAAAGTAATAGGCCTGTTCCCCATGTGCCAATAATGTTGTCAAAATAAACTAAACCAATATGCTTCCACCAGGTCTATGTCACTGCTATATTCCTTTGGATGctgcagtttccttccacatgtcAAAGATGTGCAGTTTGATAGATTAAAtagctgctgtaaattgccccatgtaTGTGTCGGTGACTGGTACAATCGAAGAGAAGTTGAATAGAATGTTAAGGTAAGAGCATGGAATTGGATTAGTGCAAGGTTAGAGTAAATATACGCTCGATGGCCAGCACTGACAggttgggctgatgggcctggtTCCATGCCATAGGAATGTCACATATTACATGGTGAATGTAAAGCAGAATATTGCAAACAGCCAGAATTTAAGGAGGTAGTAGGAACATTCGGTAGCAGAAGAAGAATGATGATTAAATCCCCCGCTTCACTTTGTGGGTGTAGTAAATGTTTGTCTGAATAGATTGTGCAGAAGGGTGTCTGAAGACCCATGGGTGATTAGGATCtgttcatgtgtgtgtgtattggagGGTGAGGTGTGTTGGTGTGGACAGCTCAGGCCAGACAGAGAGGCCAGAGTTGTGACCAGCATTGTGTAAAGCAGATGCAAGGTAAATAGTTCTAAAAAGGAATAAGGTGAGATAAATATCTCCAGAGCAGAAATAAACATTTTTATGGAATGAACAAAATAATGATAAAATACAAGTAGTTTCACACAAGTTTTATGGAATGGGCAAATTCAAGATGTTAATGAAATGAAACTGATGAACTGTGTGTTGATGATATTATGATAACTTACATCTATTCTGTTTTTGTGAGATCTGAAGCAGCGAATGAGGTTAATGTGAGAACCAAATACTCTTTTGGGGATGAGGCAAGAGGAGGTCGACAGGCAAGGGGAGTGCAGTCTGTGAGAATTTGTGCTCTCTCCATTACTGATACAGGACCGCAATGTACACTAGATCCATGGGCTTGAGGATCATCCTTCTCAGTAGAGTGGTAGAGctactaggacttgatgtttcaatcccaatAATAAAGTCggcactctcgatgttggcagtAGGCTTGGAGTGGTGTCGAGGAGGGTAGCTACTTCAACGGGggcatcaggtgggcaccctccttctttgacgtTTAGTTGATAAGCCCACAatgtctccagagggctcaacggtGCTACCTGGCATCCCAGATACACTCCTCTCAGTTccgtaccctcctgtcttcatcttgcatgccagttgttgtctttccttttaatccaaatccacttgctgctttcctctgctgcatttgacaaggacttgattgcttgttggagtgagacacccctcacccccaccttcttcaatAAACTGGTTGTAGATGTAGCAACAAATCtcctgcatcccacttctacagggaaaatcttggtcttccagccgtTCTGAGTAGCTTCAGTTtccagttcagagtacttggtctttttcctctcataagcttcttcaacgccatcttcccatggtactgtcaattccacaacatatgccagcttggctgttgtggaccacaggactatGTCTGGCAGGAGTGTTGTAGCCATTATGTCTCggggaaacacaagctttttctccaagtccacatccattttccaatcctgagcaacatgcagaatgcttatatcctttgatgttacttggtgctctggaggttggcctgTTAGTACAAATCGAGTAATGTGGATATTTCCTGCCGATGTTTGTGGGAGAGCATTTACGGTGCTTTGCCTCTGTTTCAAGGTTAatgccagctgtctgagaacttggttatgccGTCAAGTATACCACCCCTGGCTGAGGCTCatggtgcatcctgttaaaatgtgccttagtgatccaggtgcttgacaaagagagca
Proteins encoded:
- the LOC140740380 gene encoding immunoglobulin lambda-1 light chain-like yields the protein MNCNIGTNDNQYVDWYKQIPGTDPQLVLYHHPSWSSPSYGPGFSSDRFTSTVESGGTEYLLIVKNVEMSDAALYYCGKWVSSINNFVFGPGTKLFVADRQLPDPSVKLLGPSAEEISAKGAGTLVCLVSKLSMGFPVVSWTVNDSPTSSEVETRGVTQNADKTFSLSSYLTVPGADWSSGKRYSCSVQQGAGSTISATVTHSSC